The Garra rufa chromosome 18, GarRuf1.0, whole genome shotgun sequence genome window below encodes:
- the LOC141290701 gene encoding alpha-2,8-sialyltransferase 8F-like: MAFLRWIFGLLMVLIVGYSVCVMFYFTPDTHSSREAMTDALQRLRCAKLKLKFSIITSAKRLNMKRFTQEVDDFLNCPYKPNTTEQELNRMRLQFCCNATGSIFLTKRNTAVNQIIPYETTIKRTYKMNPDIHSMLPEDVPWSGRRLGRCAVVGSGGILKNSSCGREIDSTDFVIRFNLAYINDSDVGLKTDLITINPSQIQREYNNMEKNPDPFVERVSVYGNAPLAMSAFAFTQCTGLSIRALKLLHLIRPQQPVVFFSPEYLRTLNRFWKGRGLEAVRLSSGFMLISTALELCESVHVYGFWPFDTDLQDNPVPYHYYDQIRPYRTKHRMPEEFVRLLQLHSQGALKLHLHPCSSDDH; this comes from the exons ATGGCGTTTTTGCGCTGGATCTTCGGACTGCTGATGGTCCTGATCGTGGgttacagtgtgtgtgtgatgttttATTTCACACCCGACACACACTCGTCCAG AGAGGCGATGACAGACGCGCTTCAGCGGCTGCGTTGCGCTAAACTCAAACTCAAGTTCTCCATCATCACGTCCGCCAAAAG ACTAAACATGAAGCGTTTCACCCAGGAAGTCGACGATTTCTTAAACTGTCCATACAAACCGAACACGACCGAGCAGGAGCTAAACAG AATGAGGCTGCAGTTTTGCTGTAACGCCACAGGATCGATATTCCTCACCAAACGAAACACAGCCGTCAATCAGATCATCCCATATGAAACAACCATTAAAAGAACATATAAAATGAATCCAGACATTCACAGCATGCTGCCTGAG gATGTCCCCTGGAGCGGTCGTCGTCTGGGTCGGTGTGCTGTGGTCGGCAGCGGCGggattctgaagaacagcagctgtGGACGTGAGATTGACAGCACAGACTTCGTCATACG GTTTAATTTGGCTTATATTAATGACAGTGATGTTGGACTGAAGACAGATCTGATAACCATCAACCCCAGTCAGATTCAGAGAGA ATACAACAACATGGAGAAGAATCCGGATCCGTTTGTGGAGCGGGTCAGTGTGTACGGGAACGCCCCCCTCGCTATGTCCGCCTTTGCCTTCACTCAGTGCACTGGACTGTCAATCAGAGCTCTCAAACTCCTCCATCTAATTAGACCTCAGCAGCCGGTGGTGTTCTTCAGCCCTGAGTACCTGCGGACACTGAACCGTTTCTGGAAGGGGCGTGGCCTGGAGGCGGTCCGCCTCTCATCTGGGTTTATGTTAATTAGCACAGCGCTGGAGCTGTGTGAGAGTGTTCATGTGTACGGATTCTGGCCGTTCGACACAGACCTGCAGGACAATCCCGTCCCGTATCATTATTACGATCAGATAAGACCATACCGCACCAAGCACAGGATGCCGGAGGAGTTTGTGCGGCTTCTGCAGCTCCACAGCCAGGGAGCGCTGAAACTACATCTGCATCCCTGCTCCTCGGATGACCACTGA
- the LOC141290702 gene encoding alpha-2,8-sialyltransferase 8F-like — translation MAFLRWIFGLLIVLIVVYIVCVMFYFTPDTHSSREAMTDALQRLRCAKLKLKFSNITSAKRLNMKSFTQEVDDFLNCPFKPNTTEQEINRMRLQFCCNATGSIFLTKRNTAVNQTIPYETTIKSTYKMNPAIHSMLPEDFPWSGRRLGRCAVVGSGGILKNSSCGREIDSADFVIRFNLAYINDSDVGLKTDLVTINPSQIQREYNNMEKNPDPFVERVSVYRNASLAMPAFAYTYCTGLSFRALKLLHPVRPQQPVVFFCPDYMRTLHRVWKGRGLKVARLSSGFMLISTALELCESVHVYGFWPFDTDLQDNPVPYHYYDQIRPYRTQHRMPEEFVRLLLLHSQGALKLHLHPCSSDDR, via the exons ATGGCGTTTCTGCGGTGGATCTTCGGACTGCTAATAGTCCTGATCGTGGTTTACATTGTGTGTGTGATGTTTTATTTCACACCCGACACACACTCATCCAG AGAGGCGATGACAGACGCGCTTCAGCGGCTGCGCTGCGCTAAACTCAAACTCAAGTTCTCCAACATCACGTCCGCCAAAAG ATTAAACATGAAGAGTTTCACCCAGGAAGTCGATGATTTCTTAAACTGTCCGTTCAAACCGAACACGACCGAGCAGGAGATAAACAG AATGAGGCTGCAGTTTTGCTGTAACGCCACAGGATCGATATTCCTCACCAAACGAAACACAGCCGTCAATCAGACCATCCCATATGAAACAACCATTAAAAGCACATACAAAATGAATCCAGCCATTCACAGCATGCTGCCTGAG gATTTCCCCTGGAGCGGTCGTCGTCTGGGTCGGTGTGCTGTGGTCGGCAGCGGTGggattctgaagaacagcagctgtGGACGTGAGATTGACAGCGCAGACTTCGTCATACG gTTTAATTTGGCTTATATTAATGATAGTGATGTTGGACTGAAGACAGATCTGGTAACCATCAACCCCAGTCAGATTCAGAGAGA ATACAACAACATGGAGAAGAATCCGGATCCGTTTGTGGAGCGGGTCAGTGTGTACAGGAACGCCTCTCTAGCTATGCCCGCCTTTGCCTACACCTACTGCACTGGATTGTCATTCAGAGCTCTTAAACTCCTCCATCCAGTCAGACCTCAGCAGCCGGTGGTGTTCTTCTGCCCCGATTACATGCGAACACTGCACCGTGTCTGGAAGGGGCGTGGCCTGAAAGTGGCCCGCCTTTCCTCTGGGTTTATGTTAATTAGCACAGCGCTGGAGCTGTGTGAGAGTGTTCATGTGTACGGATTCTGGCCGTTCGACACAGACCTGCAGGACAATCCCGTCCCGTATCATTATTACGATCAGATAAGACCATACCGCACCCAGCACAGGATGCCGGAGGAGTTTGTGCGGCTTCTGCTGCTCCACAGCCAGGGAGCGCTGAAACTACATCTGCATCCCTGCTCCTCAGATGACCGCTGA